Proteins encoded within one genomic window of Myxosarcina sp. GI1:
- a CDS encoding KTSC domain-containing protein, with translation MPLSNCSQCRYLDRHPNHHGDILCAVNPAYPNMWKRLKDLDRSTLNSLPVDICTHFEIDPSLAETEIALSLTFQQWQQLARSSPTSRTILEFLQNKQIQHSVSLSKQNWQAIANISDNSHVLEQLAQQGIEPNEPRWIGVDSSAIAAISYDRSRSVLLIRFNRGAVYQYDNISSDVFDEFRHASSLGAECTARQALEFNSREPGGTFFNQFIKDHYTYQLL, from the coding sequence ATGCCTCTATCTAATTGCTCTCAATGCCGATACCTCGACCGCCACCCCAATCATCATGGTGATATCCTTTGTGCCGTTAATCCTGCTTATCCTAATATGTGGAAGCGTCTTAAAGATCTCGATCGCTCTACTCTTAATTCTCTTCCTGTCGATATTTGCACCCACTTTGAGATCGATCCCTCTCTTGCCGAAACCGAAATTGCTCTTTCTCTTACTTTTCAGCAATGGCAACAGTTAGCCCGTAGTTCCCCTACTTCTAGGACTATACTTGAATTTCTTCAAAATAAACAAATCCAACATTCGGTTTCTCTATCCAAACAAAATTGGCAAGCGATCGCAAATATATCTGACAATTCCCATGTTTTAGAACAGCTTGCACAACAAGGCATCGAACCTAACGAACCTCGCTGGATTGGTGTTGATTCTTCAGCGATCGCTGCTATTTCTTACGATCGCTCCCGTTCGGTGCTTCTAATTCGCTTTAATCGCGGTGCTGTTTATCAATACGATAATATCTCCTCTGATGTCTTTGATGAGTTTCGTCATGCTAGCTCTTTAGGTGCGGAATGCACCGCCAGGCAAGCTCTTGAATTCAATTCAAGAGAACCTGGCGGGACTTTCTTTAACCAATTTATTAAAGACCACTATACTTATCAACTACTTTAA
- a CDS encoding helix-turn-helix domain-containing protein, with protein sequence MLKVDYARWNQSKELLRTEALAAKHPRTRERLMALYEISEGKSATKVGEQTRRNPQTVMEWVHRYNQEGLKAVEYQRTGGRNPFFPKRCEKI encoded by the coding sequence ATGTTAAAAGTAGATTACGCTCGTTGGAATCAAAGCAAAGAGTTATTAAGAACAGAGGCATTGGCTGCCAAACATCCTCGAACAAGAGAGAGACTGATGGCATTGTATGAAATTAGTGAAGGGAAAAGTGCTACAAAGGTAGGGGAACAAACCCGAAGAAATCCCCAAACAGTAATGGAATGGGTGCATCGTTATAATCAAGAAGGTCTCAAAGCCGTCGAGTATCAAAGAACGGGAGGAAGAAACCCTTTTTTTCCGAAACGGTGCGAAAAGATTTAG
- a CDS encoding SAP domain-containing protein: MTLSATITALDYFINGFVVVSALAFCLLLLSELTLSFLDCLEQYSSVSDEFYQQTKALLNPATEPITELAEVESPSFELMTIRELRDYIRSHNLHHRVHNSTGGKSVSNARKHELIKALT; the protein is encoded by the coding sequence ATGACTTTATCCGCTACCATTACCGCTCTCGATTACTTCATCAATGGCTTTGTTGTTGTCTCTGCACTCGCTTTTTGTCTCCTCCTACTATCCGAGCTAACCTTATCTTTCCTAGATTGTCTCGAACAGTATTCGTCCGTCTCTGATGAATTTTACCAACAGACCAAAGCTCTTCTTAATCCTGCTACCGAGCCAATTACCGAGCTAGCCGAAGTAGAATCACCGTCTTTTGAATTAATGACCATTCGTGAGCTTCGTGACTACATTCGCTCTCACAACCTTCATCATCGGGTTCATAATTCTACTGGTGGAAAATCCGTTTCTAACGCCCGTAAACATGAGCTTATCAAAGCCTTGACTTAA